A stretch of Macrobrachium rosenbergii isolate ZJJX-2024 chromosome 12, ASM4041242v1, whole genome shotgun sequence DNA encodes these proteins:
- the LOC136843964 gene encoding rho GTPase-activating protein gacII-like yields MGRISSRNVFFQNSEPVIDKNNSEFLNKKRGSRRNYKSHCKEIFPPPPPPPLNTTTTTATTTTTAAAAATTTTTATTAAADARIFIPNKHEPYVNESQFIISPTPVCKSNTTTNLAVCAFSSSSSSSSSSSSTLVSAFLPSSSCLFTKQTNYLADEPHVKLPREWCLNVQQQQQQQQQQQQQQQ; encoded by the exons ATGGGACGCATCTCTTCCCGAAATGTCTTTTTCCAGAATTCAGAACCTGTTATAGACAAGAACAATTCAGAATTCCTAAATAAGAAGAGGGGCTCCAGACgtaattataa GAGccattgcaaagaaatatttcctcctcctcctcctcctcctcttaatactactactactactgctactactactactactgctgctgctgctgctactactactactactgctactactgctgctgctgatgctagGATTTTTATACCGAATAAACACGAACCT TACGTGAATGAGTCTCAGTTCATCATATCTCCAACACCAGTGTGCAAGAGCAACACAACTACAAACTTGGCTGTTTGT gctttttcctcctcctcctcctcctcctcctcctcctcttccacgcTCGTCtcagctttccttccttcctccagctGTTTATTCACCAAGCAAACTAACTACCTTGCCGATGAGCCACATGTGAAGCTGCCCCGA GAATGGTGCTTGAacgtacaacaacaacaacaacaacaacagcaacaacaacaacaacaacaataa